A portion of the Oreochromis niloticus isolate F11D_XX linkage group LG10, O_niloticus_UMD_NMBU, whole genome shotgun sequence genome contains these proteins:
- the fgf13b gene encoding fibroblast growth factor 13b isoform X1, translating to MSRAAAIASSLIRQKRQAREREKANACRGSGSPSNSKGANEKPSKLNVFSRVKLFGSRKKRKRRRPPEPQLKGIVTRLSSRQGFQLQMQPDGTIDGTKDEDSTYAVFNLIPVGLRVVAIQGVQTKLYLAMNNEGFLYTSEHFTPECKFKESVFENYYVTYSSMLYRQQASGRAWYLGLNKEGGIMKGNHVKKNKPAAHFIPKPLKVAMYREPSLHDLTELSRSGSGTPTKSRSASALLNGGGKTPSNNDLS from the exons ATGTCCCGGGCAGCGGCTATCGCCAGCTCCCTGATCCGCCAGAAGCGACAGGCGAGGGAGCGGGAGAAGGCAAACGCATGCCGCGGAAGCGGTAGCCCGAGCAACAGCAAAGGCGCAAACGAGAAACCGAGCAAGCTGAACGTGTTTTCGCGTGTCAAGTTGTTTGGCTCGAGGAAGAAACGGAAGAGAAGGCGACCACCAG AGCCCCAGTTAAAGGGCATTGTGACCAGGCTTTCCAGTCGCCAGGGCTTCCAGCTGCAGATGCAGCCTGATGGCACCATTGACGGAACCAAGGATGAAGACAGCACCTATG CTGTGTTCAACCTGATCCCAGTGGGGCTTCGTGTGGTGGCCATCCAGGGTGTCCAGACCAAACTCTACCTGGCAATGAACAACGAAGGCTTTCTCTACACCTCT GAGCATTTTACCCCGGAGTGTAAATTCAAGGAGTCGGTGTTCGAGAACTATTATGTCACCTACTCCTCCATGCTCTACCGGCAGCAGGCATCGGGCCGGGCTTGGTACCTGGGGCTTAACAAGGAGGGTGGAATCATGAAGGGGAATCATGTCAAGAAGAACAAGCCTGCTGCACACTTCATACCGAAGCCACTCAAAG tGGCCATGTACAGGGAGCCCTCCCTCCATGACTTGACAGAACTCTCCCGTTCAGGCAGCGGCACACCGACCAAGAGCCGCAGCGCTTCGGCCCTACTTAATGGCGGCGGGAAGACACCCAGCAACAACGACTTATCCTAG
- the fgf13b gene encoding fibroblast growth factor 13b isoform X3 — translation MTFPLRRSTSEPQLKGIVTRLSSRQGFQLQMQPDGTIDGTKDEDSTYAVFNLIPVGLRVVAIQGVQTKLYLAMNNEGFLYTSEHFTPECKFKESVFENYYVTYSSMLYRQQASGRAWYLGLNKEGGIMKGNHVKKNKPAAHFIPKPLKVAMYREPSLHDLTELSRSGSGTPTKSRSASALLNGGGKTPSNNDLS, via the exons AGCCCCAGTTAAAGGGCATTGTGACCAGGCTTTCCAGTCGCCAGGGCTTCCAGCTGCAGATGCAGCCTGATGGCACCATTGACGGAACCAAGGATGAAGACAGCACCTATG CTGTGTTCAACCTGATCCCAGTGGGGCTTCGTGTGGTGGCCATCCAGGGTGTCCAGACCAAACTCTACCTGGCAATGAACAACGAAGGCTTTCTCTACACCTCT GAGCATTTTACCCCGGAGTGTAAATTCAAGGAGTCGGTGTTCGAGAACTATTATGTCACCTACTCCTCCATGCTCTACCGGCAGCAGGCATCGGGCCGGGCTTGGTACCTGGGGCTTAACAAGGAGGGTGGAATCATGAAGGGGAATCATGTCAAGAAGAACAAGCCTGCTGCACACTTCATACCGAAGCCACTCAAAG tGGCCATGTACAGGGAGCCCTCCCTCCATGACTTGACAGAACTCTCCCGTTCAGGCAGCGGCACACCGACCAAGAGCCGCAGCGCTTCGGCCCTACTTAATGGCGGCGGGAAGACACCCAGCAACAACGACTTATCCTAG
- the fgf13b gene encoding fibroblast growth factor 13b isoform X4, which produces MQPDGTIDGTKDEDSTYAVFNLIPVGLRVVAIQGVQTKLYLAMNNEGFLYTSEHFTPECKFKESVFENYYVTYSSMLYRQQASGRAWYLGLNKEGGIMKGNHVKKNKPAAHFIPKPLKVAMYREPSLHDLTELSRSGSGTPTKSRSASALLNGGGKTPSNNDLS; this is translated from the exons ATGCAGCCTGATGGCACCATTGACGGAACCAAGGATGAAGACAGCACCTATG CTGTGTTCAACCTGATCCCAGTGGGGCTTCGTGTGGTGGCCATCCAGGGTGTCCAGACCAAACTCTACCTGGCAATGAACAACGAAGGCTTTCTCTACACCTCT GAGCATTTTACCCCGGAGTGTAAATTCAAGGAGTCGGTGTTCGAGAACTATTATGTCACCTACTCCTCCATGCTCTACCGGCAGCAGGCATCGGGCCGGGCTTGGTACCTGGGGCTTAACAAGGAGGGTGGAATCATGAAGGGGAATCATGTCAAGAAGAACAAGCCTGCTGCACACTTCATACCGAAGCCACTCAAAG tGGCCATGTACAGGGAGCCCTCCCTCCATGACTTGACAGAACTCTCCCGTTCAGGCAGCGGCACACCGACCAAGAGCCGCAGCGCTTCGGCCCTACTTAATGGCGGCGGGAAGACACCCAGCAACAACGACTTATCCTAG
- the fgf13b gene encoding fibroblast growth factor 13b isoform X2, whose product MNVITKSKEDKDHASKEPQLKGIVTRLSSRQGFQLQMQPDGTIDGTKDEDSTYAVFNLIPVGLRVVAIQGVQTKLYLAMNNEGFLYTSEHFTPECKFKESVFENYYVTYSSMLYRQQASGRAWYLGLNKEGGIMKGNHVKKNKPAAHFIPKPLKVAMYREPSLHDLTELSRSGSGTPTKSRSASALLNGGGKTPSNNDLS is encoded by the exons AGCCCCAGTTAAAGGGCATTGTGACCAGGCTTTCCAGTCGCCAGGGCTTCCAGCTGCAGATGCAGCCTGATGGCACCATTGACGGAACCAAGGATGAAGACAGCACCTATG CTGTGTTCAACCTGATCCCAGTGGGGCTTCGTGTGGTGGCCATCCAGGGTGTCCAGACCAAACTCTACCTGGCAATGAACAACGAAGGCTTTCTCTACACCTCT GAGCATTTTACCCCGGAGTGTAAATTCAAGGAGTCGGTGTTCGAGAACTATTATGTCACCTACTCCTCCATGCTCTACCGGCAGCAGGCATCGGGCCGGGCTTGGTACCTGGGGCTTAACAAGGAGGGTGGAATCATGAAGGGGAATCATGTCAAGAAGAACAAGCCTGCTGCACACTTCATACCGAAGCCACTCAAAG tGGCCATGTACAGGGAGCCCTCCCTCCATGACTTGACAGAACTCTCCCGTTCAGGCAGCGGCACACCGACCAAGAGCCGCAGCGCTTCGGCCCTACTTAATGGCGGCGGGAAGACACCCAGCAACAACGACTTATCCTAG